A window from Carassius gibelio isolate Cgi1373 ecotype wild population from Czech Republic chromosome B3, carGib1.2-hapl.c, whole genome shotgun sequence encodes these proteins:
- the LOC127953867 gene encoding homologous-pairing protein 2 homolog, which yields MSKKDSAGVAQILAYLNEKNRPYSAQDVFTNLQKQCGLGKTAVVKAMEQLAQQGQIQEKVYGKQKIYFADQSQFADVSDAELKEMDARVAQLSAEVQTISQSCRQLDTELKELNSSLTTAEMEAQIQELQAECSGYRERLDKIKTATNHVTPEEKQKVYKERETYVKEWRKRKRMVTDMVGAILEGYPKSKKQFLEEAGIETDEDHKVTMPNI from the exons ATGAGCAAAAAAGACAGTGCTG GCGTTGCACAGATCCTCGCATACCTGAATGAGAAAAACAGACCCTATAGTGCTCAGGATGTCTTTACAAACCTACAGAAGCAGTGTGGTCTGGGTAAAACG GCTGTGGTCAAAGCAATGGAGCAGCTGGCCCAGCAGGGACAGATTCAAGAGAAAGTCTATGGAAAGCAGAAGATCTACTTTGCAGATCAG TCTCAGTTTGCGGATGTGAGTGATGCTGAACTGAAGGAGATGGATGCTCGTGTCGCACAACTCAGTGCTGAAGTACAGACCATCTCACAGAGCTGCAGGCAGCTGGATACAG AACTGAAGGAGCTGAACAGCTCATTAACCACAGCAGAGATGGAGGCCCAGATCCAGGAGCTGCAGGCGGAGTGCTCTGGGTACAGAGAGAGGCTGGATAAGATCAAAACCGCTACAAACCATGTGACCCCTGAAGAGAAGCAGAAG GTTTACAAGGAGAGAGAGACTTATGTGAAGGAGTGGAGGAAGCGGAAGAGAATG GTTACCGATATGGTTGGAGCTATTTTGGAGGGGTACCCAAAGAGCAAGAAACAGTTTCTG GAGGAGGCTGGAATTGAAACAGATGAAGACCATAAAGTGACAATGCCCAACATCTGA
- the retreg3 gene encoding reticulophagy regulator 3, which translates to MAGAEDAAEGSGFAGQLRSRVGLRSGSCSGESQEQLRAVKAMLLERLGPHERLLAYLQSVLLWERPFHSALLYTAANVLFWFFALSSLRLLFLLASGLALAVCVDTWRNKIWPKIKVKRQDESENESWGLVQPGTLSVPELCHHLAEVWVMGSSCATDIVQFKRKNPGKFCMLVCGLFTSVAMVGRYIPGLVLSYMALLGVLLCPLALYYRLWQRACVKLEPALQWLDFSAKGYMMSKPIDNQFLRKPFRSGTSDDASDSEEELAAFCPTFDEAAVAKELALTDSEHSDAEVSYMDNGTFNLSRGHTPLTDGSEDLDRHSDPEESFACGLPDFPSINPDATLMEDDDDASIGLPSLNSAALSGPRGSTSALLDLDTQMDSDQEDFDPEISFGSLNTTSDLTSNLAGVIASNMIQAAIAGAMQPRPPQGPRRESGPRPGAPPRGYRKQSSSELDTDLDFDGEDFEMLDQSELNQLDPLGGGQGGQNRTQGSSFLSNLLGKPQ; encoded by the exons ATGGCTGGAGCGGAAGACGCGGCTGAAGGGAGCGGTTTTGCGGGGCAGCTGCGCTCTCGTGTCGGCCTCCGGAGCGGCTCGTGCTCCGGCGAGAGTCAAGAGCAGCTCCGCGCCGTGAAAGCGATGCTGCTGGAGCGGCTGGGACCGCACGAGCGCCTGCTCGCCTATCTGCAGTCTGTTTTATTGTGGGAGAGACCCTTTCACAGCGCCCTGCTGTACACGGCCGCCAATGTCCTGTTCTG GTTTTTTGCTCTGAGCTCCTTGAGGTTGCTCTTTCTGCTGGCATCAGGTCTGGCTCTGGCTGTTTGTGTCGACACTTGGAGGAATAAGATCTGGCCGAAGATCAAAG ttaAAAGGCAAGATGAGAGCGAGAATGAAAG CTGGGGTCTGGTGCAGCCTGGGACTTTGAGCGTGCCTGAATTGTGCCACCACCTGGCTGAAGTTTGGGTTATGGGCTCTTCCTGTGCAACAGATATTGTGCAGTTCAAACGGAAAAATCCAGGCAAG TTTTGTATGCTGGTTTGTGGGCTGTTCACGTCAGTGGCCATGGTGGGGCGCTACATCCCTGGACTGGTGCTGTCATACATGGCTT TGCTGGGTGTGTTGCTGTGCCCATTGGCTCTGTATTATCGGCTGTGGCAGCGTGCATGTGTGAAGCTGGAGCCAGCCCTGCAGTGGCTGGACTTCAGCGCCAAAGGATATATGATGTCAAAGCCTATAGACAACCAGT TTCTTCGTAAGCCCTTCAGAAGCGGGACCTCAGATGACGCAAGTGACAGCGAAGAAGAACTGGCTGCATTCTGCCCGACG TTTGATGAAGCAGCTGTTGCTAAAGAACTGGCACTGACTGACTCCGAGCACTCAGATGCTGAGGTTTCATACATGGATAACGGCACCTTTAACCTCTCCAGGGGTCACACACCCCTCACAGATGGCTCTGAGG ATCTAGACAGACACAGTGATCCAGAAGAATCATTTGCCTGTGGGCTTCCAGACTTCCCCTCCATCAACCCAGATGCCACCCTGATGGAGGACGATGATGATGCCAGCATCGGGCTGCCCAGTCTCAACTCAGCCGCGCTCTCTGGCCCTCGCGGCTCTACCTCCGCCCTACTGGACCTGGACACCCAGATGGACTCAGATCAGGAAGACTTCGACCCCGAGATCTCCTTCGGCTCCCTAAATACTACCTCTGACCTAACTAGTAACCTGGCAGGGGTCATCGCCAGCAACATGATCCAGGCAGCCATCGCAGGAGCCATGCAGCCCCGCCCACCGCAGGGTCCTCGGAGAGAGAGCGGCCCACGGCCAGGAGCACCCCCGAGGGGATACAGGAAGCAGTCGAGCTCGGAGTTAGACACAGATCTGGACTTTGATGGCGAGGACTTTGAGATGTTGGATCAGTCTGAGCTGAACCAGTTGGATCCCTTGGGAGGGGGGCAGGGGGGCCAAAACAGAACCCAGGGATCCAGTTTCCTGTCCAACTTGCTGGGGAAGCCACAGTGA
- the LOC127952373 gene encoding tubulin gamma-1 chain, whose amino-acid sequence MPREIITLQLGQCGNQIGFEFWKQLCAEHGISPEGIVEEFATEGTDRKDVFFYQADDEHYIPRAVLLDLEPRVIHTILNSPYANLYNPENIYLSEHGGGAGNNWASGFSQGEKIHEDIFDIIDREADGSDSLEGFVLCHSIAGGTGSGLGSYLLERLNDRYPKKLVQTYSVFPNQDEMSDVVVQPYNSLLTLKRLTQNADCVVVLDNTALNRIATDRLHIQNPSFSQINQLVSTIMSASTTTLRYPGYMNNDLIGLIASLIPTPRLHFLMTGYTPLTTDQAVASVRKTTVLDVMRRLLQPKNVMVSTGRDRQTNHCYIAILNIIQGEVDPTQVHKSLQRIRERKLANFIPWGPASIQVALSRRSPYLPSAHRVSGLMMANHTSISSLFERTCRQYDKLRKREAFLEQFRKEDIFKDNFDELDNSREVVQQLIDEYSAATRPDYISWGTQEQ is encoded by the exons ATGCCACGAGAAATCATCACCCTGCAGCTCGGACAGTGCGGGAATCAGA TTGGTTTTGAGTTTTGGAAGCAGCTGTGTGCGGAGCATGGCATCAGCCCTGAGGGCATCGTCGAAGAGTTCGCCACTGAGGGTACAGACCGGAAAGATGTCTTCTTCTATCAG GCAGATGATGAGCACTACATCCCTCGTGCTGTGTTGTTGGACCTGGAGCCCCGAGTCATCCACACCATCCTGAACTCTCCCTACGCCAACCTGTACAACCCGGAGAACATCTACCTGTCTGAGCATGGCGGTGGAGCCGGTAACAACTGGGCCAGTGGCTTCTCTCAG GGTGAAAAAATCCACGAGGACATCTTTGACATCATTGACAGAGAGGCAGATGGCAGTGACAGTCTGGAG gggTTTGTGCTTTGCCACTCTATCGCCGGGGGAACAGGATCTGGTCTCGGGTCCTACCTACTGGAGCGACTGAACGACAG GTATCCTAAAAAACTGGTTCAGACCTACTCTGTCTTCCCTAACCAAGATGAGATGAGTGATGTTGTTGTACAGCCGTATAATTCTCTTCTGACGCTAAAGAGACTGACCCAGAATGCAGACTGTGTG GTGGTGCTGGACAATACAGCTTTGAACAGAATCGCAACAGACCGGCTGCACATCCAGAACCCCTCATTCTCTCAGATCAACCAACTG GTGTCTACTATAATGTCAGCAAGCACAACAACTCTCCGTTACCCTGGATATATGAACAATGATCTGATTGGCCTGATTGCATCACTCATCCCCACTCCCCGCCTCCACTTCCTCATGACTGGATACACACCGCTGACCACCGATCAGGCC GTGGCAAGTGTGAGGAAGACTACAGTTCTTGATGTGATGAGGAGACTCCTGCAGCCCAAGAATGTCATGGTGTCCACAGGCCGAGACCGTCAGACCAATCATTGCTACATTGCCATTCTCAACATCATTCAGGGAGAGGTGGACCCCACACAG GTCCATAAGAGTCTGCAGAGAATCAGGGAGAGGAAGCTAGCTAATTTTATCCCATGGGGTCCGGCTAGTATTCAGGTGGCACTGTCCCGCCGATCCCCCTACCTGCCCTCAGCTCATCGTGTCAGTGGTCTTATGATGGCTAATCACACCAGCATCTCTTCA TTGTTTGAGCGCACCTGTCGTCAGTATGATAAGCTGAGGAAGAGGGAGGCCTTCCTCGAGCAGTTCAGGAAGGAGGACATATTCAAGGACAACTTCGACGAGCTGGATAACTCTCGGGAGGTGGTTCAGCAGCTCATTGACGAATACAGCGCTGCCACACGTCCCGACTACATCTCATGGGGCACACAAGAGCAGTGA